In Spirochaeta isovalerica, one DNA window encodes the following:
- a CDS encoding zinc-binding alcohol dehydrogenase family protein: MKAIRIPEPYKIEVAEVEMEKIQKDDEVLIKVKAGGICGSDMHGYHGTSPFIKYPVIPGHEFAGEVVEVGPAVKDIAVGDHVSVDPIVTCGECYACKSGRYNVCSTLEVRGVHRDGGFREYVVIPASSCHKINKDIPWEVACLVEPFTIASQSLSRGSVSKDDIVYVAGAGPIGLTILLTAKSYGATVIIADIADEKLFRAKNIGADYVINSKTSSLEAFLEEHENIEGITLAIDAVGHPSIIEGILPNMMPTGRVVLLGFLKEASSLIQMEVTKRELDIKGSRLSCNKFPVVVDFIEKEMFDPRKIISHKFSFLEVEEAIRTLEEKPNETCKVVLEF; encoded by the coding sequence TTGAAAGCGATACGAATTCCGGAGCCTTATAAAATAGAGGTTGCCGAAGTTGAAATGGAAAAAATACAAAAGGATGATGAAGTTCTGATCAAAGTGAAAGCCGGGGGGATCTGCGGATCAGATATGCACGGCTACCACGGAACATCGCCCTTCATCAAATATCCGGTTATTCCCGGCCATGAGTTTGCCGGGGAAGTGGTAGAAGTCGGACCCGCCGTTAAAGATATTGCGGTGGGAGACCATGTCAGCGTTGATCCCATCGTAACCTGCGGCGAGTGCTATGCCTGCAAATCCGGACGGTATAACGTCTGCTCGACACTGGAAGTCAGAGGCGTGCACCGGGACGGGGGATTCCGCGAATACGTGGTTATTCCCGCTTCTTCCTGCCATAAAATCAACAAGGATATCCCCTGGGAAGTGGCTTGTCTTGTCGAGCCCTTTACAATTGCTTCCCAGTCCCTGTCCAGAGGTTCCGTGTCAAAAGATGACATTGTCTATGTAGCAGGAGCCGGGCCGATCGGTCTGACGATACTTCTGACAGCTAAAAGTTATGGAGCGACTGTCATTATCGCCGATATCGCTGATGAAAAACTTTTCAGGGCTAAAAATATCGGGGCGGACTACGTTATTAACAGTAAAACCAGCTCTCTGGAGGCGTTTCTCGAAGAGCATGAGAATATCGAAGGGATTACTCTGGCCATCGATGCGGTAGGACATCCGAGTATCATCGAGGGGATTCTTCCCAATATGATGCCGACCGGAAGGGTGGTATTGTTGGGATTTCTGAAGGAGGCGTCCAGTCTGATTCAGATGGAGGTTACCAAGCGAGAGCTCGATATTAAGGGATCCCGTTTGAGCTGTAATAAATTCCCTGTTGTCGTAGATTTTATTGAGAAAGAGATGTTCGATCCCCGGAAGATTATTTCCCATAAGTTCAGTTTTCTCGAGGTGGAGGAAGCAATCCGGACTCTGGAAGAGAAACCGAATGAAACCTGTAAGGTTGTTCTGGAATTCTGA
- a CDS encoding TRAP transporter large permease gives MTQVLLVLLFIGLIVLGVPISYVIGVVAFTGVILIDNLSGIVVFMKMFTGLGSFVLLAVPLFILAANLMNHGSISKRLIDLSIALVGHIRGGLAHANILVSMIFAGVSGSSQADTAGVGKILIPQMEENGYDKGTSVGVTAASSTLGSIIPPSITMVVYAGIANVSTGALFMIGIIPGIILGVSMMIVVYFISLKKGFPRSDKTTFKVKVKLFLENLPALLTPVIIIGGIVTGAYTPTEAAAFASVYALLIGMFVYKTIKIRNLPHIVMETLKLSSLSLFALATANALGELLGYYNVSTYAAKFFLELPGGQTTFILIVILFFLFIGTFMDAVPAMILFVPVILPGAMALGVDPTHLGLIIVMTLALGLVTPPYGLCLLIAGSISDLSLSESFKGVLPYFLVAVVVLITIALFPGVILGIPKMINPALF, from the coding sequence ATGACACAGGTATTGCTTGTCCTTTTGTTTATCGGACTCATCGTTCTTGGAGTCCCCATATCCTATGTCATCGGTGTCGTGGCTTTTACCGGTGTAATTCTCATTGACAATCTCAGCGGAATCGTCGTCTTTATGAAGATGTTTACCGGCCTCGGCTCTTTTGTCCTCCTGGCCGTTCCGCTTTTCATACTGGCTGCCAATCTTATGAACCATGGCTCTATATCCAAGCGGCTCATCGATCTGAGTATCGCTCTGGTCGGCCATATCAGGGGAGGGCTGGCACACGCCAATATACTCGTTTCCATGATTTTCGCCGGGGTTTCCGGATCGTCTCAGGCCGACACGGCGGGTGTGGGTAAAATTCTCATCCCCCAGATGGAAGAAAACGGTTATGATAAAGGAACCTCGGTCGGCGTTACCGCGGCTTCCTCTACGCTGGGAAGCATTATCCCTCCGAGCATCACCATGGTTGTCTACGCGGGAATCGCCAATGTATCTACAGGAGCTCTCTTCATGATCGGGATTATTCCCGGTATCATTCTGGGCGTGTCCATGATGATCGTTGTCTACTTCATCAGCCTGAAAAAGGGATTCCCCAGAAGTGATAAAACGACATTCAAAGTCAAGGTAAAACTCTTTCTCGAGAACCTTCCCGCGCTGCTCACTCCGGTTATAATTATCGGGGGCATCGTAACAGGAGCCTACACTCCAACGGAGGCGGCTGCTTTCGCCAGCGTCTACGCGCTTCTTATCGGGATGTTTGTCTATAAGACGATCAAGATCAGGAATCTGCCCCATATCGTTATGGAGACATTGAAACTCAGTTCTCTCTCCCTTTTCGCTCTGGCAACGGCCAACGCACTGGGCGAGCTGCTCGGCTACTACAATGTTTCGACATACGCTGCGAAGTTTTTTCTCGAACTTCCCGGAGGGCAGACAACTTTTATCCTGATCGTCATTCTGTTTTTCCTCTTTATCGGAACCTTTATGGATGCCGTTCCGGCCATGATCCTCTTCGTCCCTGTTATTCTGCCTGGAGCCATGGCGCTGGGAGTTGATCCCACCCATCTCGGTCTGATTATCGTTATGACTCTGGCCCTCGGTCTGGTAACGCCGCCCTATGGGCTCTGCCTGCTGATCGCCGGCTCGATCTCCGATCTGAGCTTGTCGGAATCCTTTAAAGGGGTTCTGCCTTATTTCCTGGTGGCCGTTGTCGTCCTGATAACCATAGCCCTTTTCCCGGGAGTGATACTGGGAATACCCAAAATGATAAATCCCGCTTTGTTCTAG
- a CDS encoding TRAP transporter small permease subunit, translating to MERFVRYIRNVELGLGAAFITIFFITIVIQVFSRYLGITVMWTGEVSTYSFTWAVFMGAGAMTYENKHFAFDSLLHHLKGKKKEILKIFISLIILIFSLATLYYGVIITQKFWNYRWINLPIKMGWTWLCVPILGGTAALYSFTHILDHIKNYRKGGMPL from the coding sequence GTGGAAAGATTTGTCAGATATATCAGAAATGTCGAGCTTGGCCTGGGAGCCGCATTTATCACTATTTTCTTTATTACCATAGTTATTCAGGTTTTTTCCCGATATCTGGGGATTACCGTAATGTGGACAGGAGAGGTTAGCACCTATTCCTTTACCTGGGCAGTATTTATGGGAGCCGGAGCCATGACTTATGAAAATAAGCATTTCGCCTTCGATTCGCTCCTTCACCATCTCAAAGGGAAAAAGAAAGAGATCCTGAAGATTTTTATCTCTCTGATCATTCTGATCTTTTCCCTGGCGACTCTCTATTACGGTGTTATCATCACTCAGAAATTCTGGAACTACCGGTGGATCAATCTGCCGATAAAAATGGGCTGGACCTGGCTCTGCGTTCCCATACTCGGCGGGACGGCGGCTCTCTACAGTTTTACCCATATTCTCGATCACATTAAAAACTACAGAAAAGGGGGTATGCCTCTATGA
- a CDS encoding TRAP transporter substrate-binding protein, translating into MNKFMTAMLAMLMVFSAAVFGNGQQEASGDKVITLRVAHNQTSLDNPYQFGLVKFASELERLSGGTMKAEVYPGTLGTNESELAMKLTTNSVDMVVASPGFMSQTGVKEFDLLSLLYLFDSFDDWETAIDGEFGDKMKDLIKEKTNNEFKVVGYYSSGVRNFYGKKPINVPSDAAGLNIRTQGSPVQQLFWKNAGANPISVGWQELYQALNTGTADAAENDHTNMMLKEHHKTPNGKYTSLTMHDFTTRLLLMNGNAFDKFTPEQQGWILEAAKASVEEERAVTYKMLDESRAKILADGGMINEVDLTAFKALALPIQDDYAKQNGMEDLLELARQ; encoded by the coding sequence ATGAACAAATTTATGACGGCAATGTTAGCTATGCTGATGGTTTTCAGCGCAGCGGTTTTTGGAAACGGTCAGCAGGAAGCTTCCGGTGATAAGGTTATCACCCTTCGTGTCGCCCATAACCAGACATCACTGGATAACCCCTATCAGTTCGGTCTGGTGAAATTTGCATCTGAGCTGGAAAGACTTTCCGGTGGAACCATGAAAGCGGAAGTTTATCCCGGTACTCTGGGAACAAACGAATCTGAACTGGCTATGAAACTGACAACCAACTCAGTTGATATGGTAGTCGCTTCTCCGGGATTCATGTCCCAGACCGGTGTAAAGGAATTCGACCTTCTCTCTCTTCTCTACCTCTTCGACAGTTTCGATGACTGGGAAACAGCAATCGACGGCGAGTTCGGTGACAAAATGAAAGATCTTATCAAAGAAAAGACAAATAACGAGTTTAAAGTTGTCGGTTACTACTCTTCCGGAGTAAGAAACTTTTACGGAAAGAAACCCATCAATGTTCCTTCCGATGCGGCTGGTCTGAACATCAGAACTCAGGGATCTCCCGTACAGCAGCTTTTCTGGAAAAACGCCGGAGCCAACCCCATCAGCGTTGGATGGCAGGAACTCTACCAGGCACTTAACACAGGAACAGCTGATGCGGCTGAAAATGACCATACAAATATGATGCTTAAAGAGCACCATAAAACTCCCAACGGTAAATACACTTCGCTCACAATGCATGACTTCACAACAAGACTCCTTCTTATGAACGGGAACGCTTTCGACAAGTTCACTCCCGAGCAGCAGGGATGGATTCTCGAAGCGGCGAAAGCTTCCGTAGAAGAAGAAAGAGCCGTTACTTACAAAATGCTCGACGAGTCCAGAGCTAAAATCCTTGCCGACGGCGGTATGATCAACGAAGTTGACCTTACGGCTTTCAAAGCGCTTGCTCTTCCCATCCAGGACGACTACGCTAAACAGAACGGAATGGAAGACCTTCTGGAATTGGCCAGACAATAA
- the yiaK gene encoding 3-dehydro-L-gulonate 2-dehydrogenase — translation MKRVKYDDMVAEFERVLLSRGFDQETAHESAVIFAKNSVDGVYSHGINRFPRVISYIEKGYIDPKATPTVDASFGAMERWNGNLAMGNTTAKKAMSRAVELAKEHGMGIVAIANTNHWMRGGAFGWQAADAGMIGICWTNTMPNMPAWGAKDRRIGNNPLVIAVPRSNGEHVVVDSALAQFSYGKIEETKLKGKQLPFAGGYDSEGNLTTDPAEIEKTWRVLPMGFWKGSGLSIVLDLVATVLSGGNSTTAVGKMSDDEYGVSQVCIAIDPTKAGSVDINDAMINEVLEDIKGSEKADEGSEILYPGERAFRTRQENLKEGIPVFEDIWESIRKM, via the coding sequence ATGAAAAGAGTCAAATATGACGACATGGTGGCGGAATTCGAACGGGTTCTCCTTTCCAGAGGATTTGATCAGGAGACGGCACATGAGAGCGCGGTAATTTTTGCTAAAAACAGTGTGGATGGCGTTTATTCCCATGGGATCAACCGCTTTCCCCGGGTTATCTCCTATATCGAGAAAGGGTATATCGATCCCAAGGCGACTCCGACCGTCGATGCGTCATTCGGAGCCATGGAAAGATGGAACGGTAACCTCGCCATGGGTAACACAACGGCGAAAAAAGCCATGAGCAGAGCTGTCGAGCTGGCGAAAGAACATGGAATGGGAATTGTCGCTATCGCCAACACGAATCACTGGATGCGCGGCGGAGCTTTCGGATGGCAGGCTGCTGATGCGGGAATGATCGGAATCTGCTGGACCAATACCATGCCTAACATGCCGGCCTGGGGAGCGAAGGACAGACGGATCGGAAACAATCCGCTGGTCATCGCCGTTCCCAGAAGCAACGGCGAGCATGTGGTGGTCGATTCGGCTCTGGCCCAGTTTTCCTACGGAAAGATCGAGGAAACCAAGCTAAAGGGGAAACAGCTTCCCTTCGCGGGCGGGTACGATTCGGAAGGGAACCTGACGACTGATCCCGCAGAAATCGAGAAAACATGGCGGGTTCTTCCTATGGGTTTCTGGAAGGGATCGGGACTGTCTATCGTTCTCGACCTGGTGGCGACTGTTCTCTCCGGCGGGAACTCGACGACAGCTGTCGGCAAAATGAGCGATGACGAATACGGCGTTTCCCAGGTCTGCATCGCCATCGATCCGACAAAAGCCGGTTCCGTCGATATCAACGATGCCATGATCAATGAAGTCCTTGAGGATATCAAGGGATCGGAAAAGGCCGATGAAGGCAGTGAAATCCTTTATCCGGGAGAACGGGCTTTCAGAACCAGACAGGAGAATCTCAAAGAGGGAATCCCCGTTTTTGAGGATATCTGGGAAAGCATAAGAAAAATGTAG
- a CDS encoding Gfo/Idh/MocA family protein: MLNKSEVNWGMIGCGQVTEVKSGPGLYKSENSNLVGVYNVDYDLTLDYIKRHGVEKAYKTVEELLTDPEVDIIYVATPPKFHYQYALDILNAGKIPYIEKPVALNYKQALEIKMLSEKLNIPVYVAFYRRGVEKFLKMKELLDQKILGDIRYLYVTQIMPVEESELDPAHLPWRVIPSISGGGKFLDMAVHVLDVLIMFFGEIEDMQGIVTNQGGYYEADDTVIATFKFRNGIVGSGTWCYVADKNINEVQIVGEKGRITYDGLSAKRFTLELDGKSETFEFPEPEHASMPYQQAVVNELIGKAKSEANFEQAINTVKITDMILDGYRKGLEK, encoded by the coding sequence ATGTTGAACAAAAGCGAAGTCAACTGGGGCATGATCGGCTGCGGCCAGGTTACGGAAGTGAAAAGCGGTCCGGGACTCTATAAATCGGAAAACTCCAATCTGGTCGGTGTATACAATGTCGATTACGACCTGACTCTCGATTACATCAAGAGGCATGGAGTCGAGAAGGCTTATAAAACAGTAGAGGAACTGCTGACTGATCCGGAGGTGGATATCATTTATGTGGCGACGCCTCCGAAGTTCCATTATCAATATGCGTTGGATATTCTTAATGCCGGGAAAATCCCCTATATAGAAAAACCTGTCGCGCTGAATTACAAACAGGCTCTGGAAATCAAGATGCTCTCTGAAAAGTTGAATATTCCCGTTTATGTTGCTTTTTACAGAAGGGGAGTGGAAAAATTCCTTAAAATGAAAGAGCTGCTCGATCAGAAAATACTCGGCGATATCCGATATCTTTATGTAACTCAGATCATGCCTGTGGAAGAGAGTGAGCTCGATCCGGCTCATTTGCCCTGGAGAGTTATTCCCTCCATTTCCGGCGGCGGGAAATTTCTCGATATGGCCGTTCATGTTCTCGATGTTCTGATCATGTTTTTCGGAGAAATAGAAGATATGCAGGGCATTGTGACCAATCAGGGCGGATACTACGAAGCCGATGACACGGTAATCGCCACTTTCAAGTTCAGGAACGGCATTGTCGGTTCCGGGACCTGGTGTTACGTTGCGGATAAGAATATAAACGAAGTGCAGATTGTCGGAGAAAAAGGCCGGATAACTTATGACGGGCTTTCCGCCAAGAGATTCACCCTGGAGCTGGACGGCAAATCGGAGACATTCGAGTTCCCCGAGCCCGAACATGCCAGCATGCCCTACCAGCAGGCCGTGGTTAATGAACTGATCGGCAAGGCGAAAAGCGAAGCCAATTTCGAACAGGCTATCAATACTGTGAAAATCACCGACATGATCCTCGATGGCTACAGAAAAGGACTGGAAAAATGA
- a CDS encoding YhcH/YjgK/YiaL family protein, whose amino-acid sequence MIFSSIQAEMRAGLYPVVIEDAIRFFRNTDFSSYETGEYEIRGRDILFQVHDIDTSPAEERKPEIHRKYIDVQFLFKGKESIGVVSDSGENEVTEDLLDQRDILFYKEVKNETFVSMKEGDFCVFFPEDIHRPGCQRDGSSRIRKIVYKINVKLLEDK is encoded by the coding sequence ATGATTTTTTCATCAATACAGGCAGAGATGAGAGCCGGGCTTTATCCCGTCGTGATCGAAGATGCCATCCGGTTTTTCAGAAATACGGATTTCAGTTCTTACGAAACCGGAGAATATGAAATCCGCGGCAGAGATATTCTCTTTCAGGTACACGACATTGATACATCTCCTGCTGAAGAGAGGAAACCGGAAATCCACAGAAAGTACATAGATGTCCAGTTCCTCTTTAAAGGAAAAGAGTCGATCGGCGTTGTTTCCGATTCAGGAGAAAACGAGGTCACGGAAGATCTGCTCGATCAGAGAGATATACTTTTTTACAAAGAAGTGAAGAACGAAACATTCGTATCCATGAAAGAAGGTGATTTCTGTGTTTTTTTTCCCGAGGACATACACAGGCCGGGATGTCAGAGGGATGGAAGTTCCCGCATCAGAAAAATCGTGTACAAGATCAATGTGAAACTTCTGGAGGATAAATAA
- a CDS encoding LacI family DNA-binding transcriptional regulator, producing the protein MNIYDIAKLAGVSYATVSRVINNKDDVKQETRERVQKILDEHGYLPNSFARGLSMSGMKLIGILLIDVRNLHHSNTAFHIETEFAKFGYTSFIAGCGLDNTKQEEYLRVMASRNVDGLVLIGSRFQNEETRKNIKKYFSGKPVVIANGYLDLPNVCGIVDEERKAVAGVVDLLVSRGHRNIAFVNDYVTFSAQEKEAGFMEGIERNNILYNENNIRHIKTDIDVSIVESEKLFSLNRDITAAIYSEDLMAVGGVKACGRLNLKIPDDISIIGFNNSIYSDVSTPRISTIDNKRYDLGAKCTDALYAMLKGKKVEPVVKIIPELIHKETTNLIE; encoded by the coding sequence ATGAATATATATGACATAGCAAAACTGGCCGGTGTTTCTTATGCCACAGTATCCCGTGTAATCAATAATAAGGATGATGTGAAGCAGGAAACGCGGGAGAGGGTACAGAAGATTCTCGATGAACACGGGTATCTGCCCAACAGCTTTGCCAGGGGACTTTCCATGAGCGGCATGAAACTGATCGGTATCCTGCTCATAGATGTGAGAAATCTGCATCACAGCAATACGGCTTTCCATATTGAAACGGAATTCGCCAAATTCGGATATACGTCATTTATCGCCGGCTGCGGACTCGATAATACGAAACAGGAAGAGTATCTGCGCGTTATGGCGAGCCGCAATGTCGATGGTCTGGTTCTGATCGGCTCCCGTTTTCAAAATGAAGAAACCAGAAAAAACATTAAAAAATATTTCAGCGGTAAACCGGTCGTCATCGCCAACGGTTATCTGGATCTACCCAATGTCTGTGGTATTGTCGATGAGGAAAGGAAGGCTGTCGCCGGTGTTGTCGATTTGCTCGTATCCAGAGGACACAGGAATATCGCTTTCGTCAATGATTATGTGACTTTCAGTGCCCAGGAGAAAGAAGCGGGGTTTATGGAGGGAATCGAAAGAAACAATATCCTCTATAATGAAAACAATATACGCCATATCAAAACGGATATCGATGTCAGCATCGTTGAATCGGAGAAGCTTTTCAGTCTGAACCGCGATATTACCGCGGCAATTTACAGTGAAGATCTTATGGCAGTGGGGGGAGTGAAAGCTTGCGGCAGGCTCAATCTGAAAATTCCCGACGATATCAGTATAATTGGTTTCAACAACTCGATTTATTCTGATGTATCGACACCAAGAATCAGCACTATAGATAATAAAAGATATGATCTGGGAGCTAAATGCACAGATGCTCTGTACGCCATGCTGAAGGGAAAAAAAGTCGAACCTGTCGTGAAAATCATACCCGAGCTAATTCACAAAGAAACAACAAATCTTATCGAATAA
- the lnt gene encoding apolipoprotein N-acyltransferase, which yields MLLSKSGKSHLIISFLAFTVLVAEVILSFFGPMATLDKTTVIVSPVYNSIGKDETFIDDLTKIIESHMVKTGSYTIVRQIRFEDYFNKHPDEVKAYQPYSDYLKIANDAGIEKMLTVSLYGNEETGYNIHLALRDCKSEILMERHSQQFFSLEELDSSTGINEAFSFSAKRVSLFDMAYIILLILFASVVLLHVMGIRRGALIELTLVVNIVLFLFSWFFARNANMDYFQKFVATKGQVTIAQDTSTEQLYAYIRFVPVFIITLWMYWKDRKEKNLYAFSLGLVILSAILYSLSFPNQLSLKGFPFLAWFALVPLFLVLEKSGFRKGLFYGSTFGVLQAIFINFWQGTYSYIGLQLVTIGLLIEYFLFMIVLNLAVKISGKWKLLIIPPLWLVFEYLRSVGYIGYPWGLIGTSQFAFSPFIQLASITGIWGLSLVLLYFNSAIAWLADGNRDAKSRRIFPAVMLSLTIVITLWGGIRIKVIENMENQADRTAKIIVVQQNRDPRKHSYQQSLDFAIEMTDAAIAELGTTPDLVLWPEGSFKPDIRWYSDESRQNYNNGKLVIQLVDYVKTIGTWLVTGTQDHIFLQEGDKEIRRNFNSSVLLSPDGSISDIYHKIKLVPFTEHFPYKEELPRMWEFLQKFDTSNWLAGWDWKVMQAGDLSIFTPICFEDAFPGHIRKYVLEGGQYIANLSNDYWSLSPVEGMQHGINGLFRAVENRRPMMRATCSGYTVYADSTGRIQGEVKEFYEKGYIIAEIPLMEKPMTFYTRYGDWLPVGAVIFTLVYLAFRPAYLLFLFLRRKYGRQ from the coding sequence ATGCTTTTATCAAAATCCGGCAAAAGCCATCTGATCATTTCTTTTTTGGCCTTCACTGTTCTGGTTGCGGAAGTCATTCTTTCTTTTTTCGGTCCCATGGCGACATTGGACAAAACGACTGTCATCGTCTCACCGGTCTACAACTCCATAGGCAAAGACGAAACGTTTATTGACGATCTGACGAAAATTATTGAAAGCCATATGGTTAAAACCGGCTCGTACACCATAGTACGGCAGATCCGTTTCGAGGATTATTTCAACAAGCATCCCGATGAAGTTAAAGCATACCAGCCTTATTCGGATTATCTGAAGATAGCCAATGATGCGGGAATTGAAAAAATGCTTACCGTTTCTCTCTACGGCAATGAAGAAACCGGTTACAACATACATCTCGCCCTGAGAGATTGTAAATCTGAAATACTTATGGAACGCCATTCCCAGCAGTTTTTCTCACTGGAAGAGCTCGATTCTTCTACCGGTATAAATGAGGCTTTTTCCTTCAGCGCCAAAAGGGTAAGTCTCTTTGATATGGCTTATATCATTCTTCTGATTTTATTTGCCTCAGTGGTTCTCCTTCATGTCATGGGAATAAGAAGGGGGGCTCTTATAGAACTGACACTGGTGGTTAATATTGTTCTGTTTCTCTTCTCGTGGTTTTTCGCCCGTAATGCCAATATGGATTATTTTCAGAAGTTCGTCGCTACGAAAGGCCAGGTGACCATTGCCCAGGATACCTCGACTGAACAGCTTTATGCTTATATCCGCTTCGTACCGGTCTTTATCATCACATTATGGATGTACTGGAAGGACAGGAAAGAGAAAAACCTATACGCCTTTTCCCTCGGTCTGGTTATTCTTTCGGCGATTTTATACAGCCTCAGCTTTCCCAATCAACTCAGCCTTAAAGGCTTCCCCTTTCTCGCCTGGTTCGCTCTGGTACCCCTCTTTCTGGTGCTGGAAAAATCAGGTTTCAGAAAGGGGCTATTCTACGGCTCCACGTTTGGTGTACTTCAGGCAATCTTCATCAACTTCTGGCAGGGAACATACAGCTACATAGGTCTTCAGCTCGTAACCATTGGACTGCTGATCGAATACTTCTTATTCATGATTGTTCTCAATCTGGCAGTAAAAATAAGCGGAAAATGGAAGCTCCTGATCATTCCTCCCCTGTGGCTGGTCTTCGAGTATCTGAGGTCTGTCGGTTATATCGGTTATCCCTGGGGATTGATCGGGACGAGCCAGTTCGCTTTCAGTCCCTTTATTCAGCTGGCTTCAATTACGGGTATATGGGGGCTGAGCCTCGTACTCCTCTACTTTAACAGTGCCATAGCCTGGCTTGCCGATGGAAACCGGGACGCAAAAAGCCGCCGGATCTTCCCTGCTGTCATGCTGTCCCTTACTATTGTGATTACCCTCTGGGGGGGTATCAGAATCAAAGTTATTGAAAATATGGAGAATCAGGCTGATAGGACTGCAAAGATAATCGTCGTTCAGCAGAACCGCGACCCCCGGAAACACAGTTACCAGCAAAGCCTCGACTTCGCTATTGAAATGACCGATGCCGCCATCGCCGAATTGGGGACAACTCCCGATCTGGTTCTGTGGCCCGAGGGATCGTTCAAGCCCGACATCCGATGGTACAGCGATGAAAGCCGTCAGAACTACAATAACGGGAAGCTGGTTATACAGCTTGTTGACTATGTAAAAACCATCGGAACATGGCTTGTGACGGGAACCCAGGATCACATTTTCCTCCAGGAGGGAGACAAGGAAATAAGGCGCAATTTCAATTCGTCCGTTCTACTCTCCCCCGATGGTTCCATCAGCGACATCTACCACAAAATAAAACTGGTACCCTTTACGGAGCATTTTCCCTATAAGGAGGAGCTCCCGAGGATGTGGGAGTTTCTCCAGAAATTCGATACGTCCAACTGGCTTGCGGGCTGGGATTGGAAAGTTATGCAAGCCGGAGACTTGAGCATCTTTACTCCCATCTGTTTTGAAGATGCCTTTCCCGGCCACATTCGCAAATATGTCCTGGAAGGAGGCCAGTATATTGCCAACCTGAGCAACGACTACTGGTCCCTGTCTCCTGTAGAGGGGATGCAGCATGGCATAAACGGTTTGTTCCGCGCCGTGGAAAACAGGAGGCCGATGATGAGGGCCACCTGTTCGGGCTATACGGTTTATGCCGATTCAACGGGACGTATCCAGGGCGAAGTAAAGGAATTTTACGAAAAAGGCTACATTATCGCAGAGATCCCCCTTATGGAGAAACCTATGACTTTCTATACCCGATATGGAGACTGGTTGCCTGTAGGTGCTGTAATCTTCACTCTTGTTTATCTCGCGTTCAGACCGGCCTATCTTCTCTTTCTCTTCTTGCGGAGAAAGTACGGACGGCAGTAA